A window of Panicum virgatum strain AP13 chromosome 8K, P.virgatum_v5, whole genome shotgun sequence contains these coding sequences:
- the LOC120644697 gene encoding EEF1A lysine methyltransferase 4-like, which produces MAAAAADDDVAPPTASGYLDPSYWDERFGKEEHYEWFKDFSHFRHLLAPLLSPSLSVLEVGCGNSRLGEELLREGVAGGITCVDLSPVAVQRMRDRLAAQGTKGVDVVVADMLDLPFEPESFDLVIEKGTMDVLFVDSGDPWNPNPTTVNNVMKMLECIHRVLKPEGIFVSITFGQPHFRRRFFEAPEFTWSVEYSTFGDGFHYFFYTLKKGKRSLESNSYQNIIPAAPRVNMVHEELESEDFIFRTNVEEL; this is translated from the exons atggccgccgccgccgccgacgacgacgtcgccCCGCCCACCGCCTCCGGCTACCTCGACCCCTCCTACTG GGACGAGCGGTTCGGGAAGGAGGAGCACTACGAGTGGTTCAAGGACTTCTCCCACTTCCGCCACCTCCTCGCGCCGCTCCTCTCCCCGTCCCTCTCG GTCCTCGAGGTCGGGTGCGGCAACTCGCGGCTCGGGGAGGAGCTCCTGCGGGagggcgtcgccggcggcatcACCTGCGTCGACCTCTCCCCCGTCGCCGTCCAGCGGATGCGCGACCGCCTCGCCGCGCAGGGCACCAAAG GCGTGGATGTTGTGGTGGCGGACATGCTTGACCTGCCGTTTGAGCCAGAGAGCTTTGACCTTGTCATCGAGAAGGGCACCATG GACGTATTGTTTGTGGACAGTGGCGATCCATGGAACCCCAATCCTACAACAGTAAATAATGTTATGAAAATGCTTGAATGTATCCACAGGGTTTTGAAGCCAGAAGGCATATTTGTATCAATTACCTTTGGACAG CCACACTTTCGACGTCGATTTTTTGAAGCTCCCGAGTTTACATGGTCTGTTGAGTACAGTACCTTTGGTGACGGCTTCCATTATTTTTTCTACACTCTTAAGAAG GGCAAGAGGTCACTGGAGTCCAATAGTTACCAAAATATAATACCTGCTGCTCCAAGAGTAAATATGGTCCATGAAGAGCTCGAGAGTGAAGATTTTATATTCCGCACAAATGTAGAGGAGTTGTGA